From Camelina sativa cultivar DH55 chromosome 20, Cs, whole genome shotgun sequence, the proteins below share one genomic window:
- the LOC104771108 gene encoding gamma-glutamylcyclotransferase 2-1-like, which translates to MVLWVFGYGSLIWNPGFDFDEKLIGYIKDYKRVFDLACIDHRGTPEHPARTCTLEQSIGAICWGAAYCVRGGPEKEKLAMEYLERRECEYDSKTLVEFYMETDTSRPIVTGVIVFTSTPDKMSNKYYLGPAPLEEMARQIATATGPCGNNREYLFKLEKALYDIEHEEEYVIELANEVRKQLDLPEEVKTLLKPVVSRVLVKSQAHASSTRQRVFAS; encoded by the exons ATGGTTTTGTGGGTATTTGGATATGGTTCTCTAATTTGGAACCcaggttttgattttgatgaaaagcTCATTGGCTATATCAAAGACTACAAACGTGTCTTCGATCTCG CGTGTATTGATCACAGAGGTACCCCTGAACATCCTGCTAGAACTTGCACTTTGGAACAGTCCATTGGAGCTATATGC TGGGGTGCTGCTTATTGTGTTCGTGGAGGACCAGAGAAGGAGAAACTAGCCATGGAG TACTTGGAAAGAAGAGAGTGTGAATACGACTCAAAAACCCTTGTCGAGTTTTACATG GAAACTGACACTTCCAGGCCAATAGTAACCGGAGTTATTGT CTTCACGTCAACACCAGACAAAATGTCGAATAAATACTATTTAGGCCCGGCACCGTTGGAGGAAATGGCGAGGCAAATCGCTACAGCTACTGGACCTTGTGGGAATAACAGAGAGTATCTTTTCAAGCTTGAGAAAGCATTGTACGACATTG AACATGAGGAAGAGTATGTGATTGAATTAGCAAACGAGGTGAGGAAGCAACTCGATTTGCCAGAGGAAGTGAAAACATTGTTGAAGCCTGTGGTTTCTCGTGTACTAGTCAAGTCTCAAGCTCATGCTTCTTCCACTCGGCAAAGAGTCTTTGCATCATGA